The Euphorbia lathyris chromosome 3, ddEupLath1.1, whole genome shotgun sequence genome contains a region encoding:
- the LOC136223734 gene encoding uncharacterized protein produces the protein MKPDLLIGRHVKCKSWPRLASETATKAWSTWVNRLKPTYERQWCNLGINELIKMSQIELPVNKNLLYAALGFWSHNCNAFLFPPVPMTVTLRDVLALTGLPVVDPEIPSLVRHELPEFFKKYRTMDSVRLIEYMANHPPKRKRVDHFLFLWTLVCRYIFCTASGKVTAEYKEIAYELATRKKLALGSMLLGATYHHIAHVVSNEPFTRLGGNLWIVQLWLLAYFPQLQSSVLDTSMPIGRSLMSCRTKMTQTRKFFKFFSCLKDKPPLRFTYCFSRLPESGRIMKASTINLDETYEMWKSFLSTRFLHVGATFKPTITGTAACFELYWPALCARQFGLIQVIPAPPLLPLEERYKVFESRVHRLLNDGFHFKLSKVGKASSIVTNEFDQWWSLRLPYLQQTVEASGKVVDEEDANEDEDSDVVVADVAPDESSTLTNFLKQILLSLPRLTLKIWILIQMRDSWKMIPLL, from the exons ATGAAACCTGATCTTCTCATCGGCCGCCATGTTAAATGCAAAAGTTGGCCCCGTCTTGCTAGTGAAACTGCCACAAAAGCATGGTCTACCTGGGTGAATCGGTTGAAGCCGACGTATGAGAGACAATGGTGCAATCTTGGAATCAATGAGTTGATTAAAATGTCCCAGATAGAGCTTCCAGTAAACAAGAATCTTTTGTATGCAGCTTTGGGTTTCTGGTCACATAACTGTAATGCTTTTCTATTTCCACCTGTGCCGATGACTGTTACCTTGAGGGATGTGCTTGCGCTAACAGGACTACCAGTGGTTGATCCTGAGATACCTTCCTTAGTTCGACATGAGCTTCCAGAATTCTTCAAGAAGTACAGAACTATGGATTCGGTGAGGCTGATCGAATATATGGCTAATCATCCTCCAAAGAGAAAGCGGGTTGatcattttctctttttgtggACTCTTGTTTGCCGATATATTTTTTGCACTGCATCTGGCAAAGTAACTGCAGAATACAAGGAGATTGCATATGAGCTTGCAACTAGGAAAAAATTGGCTTTAGGATCCATGTTGTTGGGTGCAACTTATCATCACATTGCCCACGTGGTCTCTAATGAACCTTTCACCCGCCTTGGTGGAAATCTCTGGATCGTTCAATTGTGGCTCCTTGCTTACTTTCCTCAGCTTCAAAGTTCTGTTTTAGACACATCTATGCCCATTGGTCGGTCTCTGATGAGTTGTAGAACCAAAATGACCCAGACCAGGaagttcttcaagtttttcTCTTGTTTGAAAGATAAGCCTCCGTTGAGGTTCACTTATTGTTTCTCTAGACTGCCAGAATCTGGAAGAATAATGAAAGCTTCTACAATCAACCTGGATGAGACATATGAAATGTGGAAGTCGTTCTTATCAACTCGTTTCCTCCATGTCGGTGCCACCTTCAAGCCAACTATCACAGGGACGGCGGCGTGTTTCGAGTTGTATTGGCCAGCATTGTGTGCTCGACAGTTTGGCCTTATCCAGGTCATTCCTGCTCCTCCTTTGCTCCCTTTGGAAGAACGTTACAAAGTTTTTGAATCTCGTGTACATCGGCTTCTCAATGATGGTTTTCACTTCAAATTGTCAAAAGTGGGCAAGGCCTCTTCAAttgttactaatgagtttgACCAGTGGTGGTCTTTACGCCTTCCTTACCTTCAACAAACAGTAGAAGCATCAG GGAAGGTGGTTGATGAGGAAGATGCCAATGAAGATGAAGATAGTGATGTTGTTGTGGCCGATGTTGCTCCTGATGAATCATCGACCTTGACGAATTTCCTGAAGCAGATTTTGCTTTCCTTGCCCAGGTTAACTTTGAAGATTTGGATTTTGATTCAGATGAGAGACTCTTGGAAGATGATACCCCTCCTTTAA